From the genome of Nicotiana sylvestris chromosome 2, ASM39365v2, whole genome shotgun sequence, one region includes:
- the LOC104222747 gene encoding small ribosomal subunit protein bS6m-like gives MPLYDCMLLLKPHVKEAALMDLVAKVGRHVYRKNGVLTDLKSFGTVNLGYGIKKLDGRFYQGKLMQMTLMTPPSFNKELHYLNKEDRLLRWLLVKHRDIKFGLDFLGEDDAKTELSKFGSNIYESEEEEEEEEDDDGEYNVDESGRKSV, from the exons ATGCCACTTTATGATTGTATGCTTTTATTGAAACCACATGTAAAGGAGGCGGCTCTGATGGACCTTGTTGCAAAGGTTGGGAGGCATGTTTATAGAAAAAATGGTGTGCTTACAGATTTAAAGTCATTTGGTACTGTTAATCTGGGTTATGGCATTAAGAAACTAGATGGAAGATTCTATCAG GGTAAACTGATGCAAATGACACTGATGACACCACCCAGTTTTAACAAAGAGCTGCATTACCTGAACAAAGAAGACCGCCTACTTCGATGGCTTTTGGTTAAGCATCGTGACATCAAATTTGGGTTGGACTTTTTGGGCGAAGATGATGCTAAGACTGAGCTAAGCAAGTTCGGGAGCAACATATATGAAAgtgaggaagaagaggaagaggaagaggatgacgATGGTGAATATAATGTCGACGAATCTGGGAGGAAGTCAGTCTAG